A section of the Clostridium felsineum DSM 794 genome encodes:
- a CDS encoding IS256 family transposase produces MNEGKRNIISALIDEYDIQSAEDIQEALKDLLGGTIQSMLEGEMDEHLGYEPYERAETTNSRNGKKQKRIRSKYGEMNIDVPQDRESSFEPKIVQKHQKDISGIEEKIISMYAKGLSTRQISEQIEDIYGFEVSEGMVSNITNKLLPEIEAWQHRPLSTVYPIVFIDAVHFSVRENNVIRKLAAYIILGINNEGRKEVLSINIGENESSKYWLSALNELKNRGVQDILILCADGLTGIKESISVAFPNTEYQRCIVHQVRNTLKYVSDKDKKEFAKDLKTIYHAPSEEIAYKQLEEITGKWEKHYPNSMKSWKSNWDAISPIFKFSADVRKVIYTTNAIESLNSTYRRLNRQRTVFPSDTSLLKALYLATFEATKKWRLPLRNWGKVYGELSIMYEGRLTE; encoded by the coding sequence ATGAATGAAGGAAAAAGAAATATTATATCAGCTCTTATAGACGAGTATGATATTCAGTCAGCTGAGGATATTCAGGAAGCTTTAAAAGATCTATTAGGTGGAACTATTCAATCTATGCTTGAAGGTGAAATGGACGAGCATTTAGGCTATGAACCATATGAACGAGCCGAAACTACAAACTCAAGAAATGGGAAAAAACAAAAAAGAATTCGAAGCAAATATGGTGAGATGAATATAGATGTACCACAGGATAGAGAAAGTTCTTTTGAACCTAAAATAGTACAAAAACACCAGAAAGATATTTCTGGTATAGAAGAAAAAATTATTTCTATGTATGCTAAAGGATTAAGTACCAGACAAATTTCAGAACAAATTGAAGATATATATGGGTTTGAAGTTAGTGAAGGAATGGTTTCAAATATAACCAATAAACTTCTTCCTGAAATAGAAGCATGGCAACATAGACCTTTATCTACAGTATATCCAATTGTTTTCATTGATGCAGTTCATTTTTCCGTAAGGGAAAATAACGTTATACGTAAGCTTGCAGCTTACATTATTCTTGGTATAAATAATGAAGGCAGAAAAGAAGTACTTTCTATAAATATTGGAGAAAATGAAAGCAGTAAATATTGGCTTAGTGCTCTCAATGAATTAAAAAATAGAGGTGTTCAAGATATCCTTATCCTTTGTGCAGATGGTCTTACAGGGATAAAGGAATCTATATCAGTAGCTTTTCCAAATACTGAATATCAACGTTGTATAGTTCATCAAGTAAGAAATACATTAAAGTATGTTTCTGATAAAGATAAAAAAGAATTTGCAAAAGATTTAAAAACTATATATCATGCACCTTCTGAGGAAATTGCATATAAGCAATTAGAAGAAATCACTGGAAAATGGGAAAAACATTATCCTAACTCAATGAAAAGCTGGAAATCAAATTGGGATGCTATTAGCCCTATTTTTAAGTTCTCTGCTGATGTAAGAAAAGTTATTTATACTACAAATGCAATCGAAAGTCTCAACAGCACATATCGTAGATTAAATAGACAAAGAACTGTATTTCCAAGCGATACATCACTTTTAAAAGCTTTATACCTTGCTACTTTTGAAGCTACAAAAAAATGGCGTTTGCCACTAAGAAATTGGGGTAAAGTGTACGGTGAATTATCCATTATGTATGAAGGACGACTTACTGAATAA
- the helD gene encoding RNA polymerase recycling motor HelD: MAIEKKEFEYEKDKLKDTEEWIENQISEIQKDNVEFQNKIGNLKKQSKGKYSEELEITEKLYDITHKNLEKYSEAKLNPYFARIDFRERKRTEIESYYIGKFGLGDSKNGEEKIIDWRAPIADLYYSGTAGKTSYKISSGYVDGELYLKRKFLLDGETLKDAFDDAINEIILKAQGGEENNLVDEFLKINLEKNVSSKLKDVVATIQKEQNDIIRSEKNSALVVQGSAGSGKTTVALHRLAYLIYKYNKSLSGKDVLVVAPNKLFLDYISDVLPSLGANTVVQETFEDIALKVLGIKSRVYTKDKKLAYIFEDKNEDDKKFVIEGSNFKGSLVFKDMIDEYLKTIEEKDAVVEDIKIDGYVLFEKKEIERLFREDMAHLPIDERKDEIKRYFNLKIKDKIMSICDKISFTYEYSIARVKRNMEDSVERRKKLIELYDDRDNKKNNIKKNASIAMDEYFENWKHTDTAVILDNFFNSQEVYNNIIKGKISQRLFKYVKLEFNENRKKKIIDSDDLAAMLYVKFNIEGNNKFNFKHIIVDEAQDYSIFQFAALKNLCSSNSFTIVGDLGQGIYYYKGINDWASINKNVFNDNFNYVALSQSYRSTVEIIEFANKVLKKQNINLDPAKPVLRHGVKPEVIEFDTNKAFVEKSDEIVDKLEKLNKKNIAIIGKTYDECKKINDALRKYSKHKWKVIKENDKSFETTRIVIPSYITKGLEFDCSIIYNCSEDNYKNSELDKKILYVSLTRALHYEYIFYKGKKSKLI, from the coding sequence TTGGCAATAGAAAAAAAAGAATTTGAATATGAAAAAGATAAATTAAAGGATACTGAAGAGTGGATAGAAAATCAGATATCTGAAATACAAAAGGATAATGTTGAATTTCAAAATAAAATAGGAAATCTAAAAAAACAATCAAAAGGTAAGTATAGTGAAGAACTTGAAATAACTGAAAAACTTTACGATATAACCCACAAAAATCTTGAAAAATATAGTGAAGCAAAATTAAATCCATATTTTGCAAGAATTGATTTTAGAGAAAGAAAAAGAACTGAAATTGAGAGCTATTATATAGGAAAGTTTGGTTTAGGTGATAGCAAAAACGGAGAAGAGAAAATAATAGACTGGAGAGCACCTATTGCAGATTTATATTATAGTGGTACAGCAGGCAAAACTTCTTACAAAATTTCTTCAGGATACGTAGACGGTGAACTTTATCTCAAGAGGAAGTTTTTACTAGATGGCGAAACTTTAAAGGATGCTTTTGATGATGCAATAAATGAAATAATTTTAAAAGCTCAAGGCGGAGAAGAGAACAATCTAGTTGATGAATTTTTGAAAATAAATCTTGAGAAGAATGTAAGTAGTAAGTTAAAGGATGTAGTTGCTACAATACAAAAGGAACAAAACGATATAATAAGAAGTGAAAAGAATTCTGCACTTGTAGTTCAAGGGTCTGCAGGTTCTGGAAAAACCACGGTAGCTCTTCATAGACTTGCATATCTTATATATAAGTATAATAAGTCCTTAAGTGGAAAGGACGTTCTAGTTGTGGCGCCTAATAAGCTTTTTTTGGATTATATATCAGATGTGCTTCCTAGTCTTGGAGCAAATACTGTAGTTCAAGAAACCTTTGAAGACATAGCACTGAAAGTTTTAGGAATAAAATCAAGGGTATATACAAAGGATAAAAAACTTGCATACATATTTGAAGATAAAAATGAAGATGATAAAAAATTTGTTATAGAAGGAAGTAACTTTAAAGGTTCTCTTGTATTTAAAGATATGATAGATGAATATCTTAAAACAATAGAAGAAAAGGATGCTGTAGTAGAAGACATAAAAATTGATGGATATGTTTTGTTTGAAAAGAAGGAAATTGAAAGGCTTTTTAGAGAAGACATGGCACATTTGCCTATAGACGAAAGAAAAGATGAAATAAAAAGGTATTTTAACCTTAAAATAAAAGATAAAATAATGAGCATTTGTGATAAAATTTCATTTACATATGAATACAGTATTGCAAGAGTCAAAAGAAATATGGAAGACAGTGTAGAGAGAAGAAAAAAATTAATAGAACTTTACGATGATAGAGATAATAAAAAAAATAACATAAAGAAAAATGCATCTATAGCAATGGATGAATATTTTGAAAACTGGAAACATACTGATACAGCAGTAATTTTAGATAACTTTTTTAATAGTCAAGAAGTATATAACAATATTATTAAAGGAAAAATATCACAAAGGCTTTTTAAGTATGTTAAATTAGAATTTAATGAAAACAGAAAAAAGAAAATAATTGATAGCGATGATTTAGCAGCAATGCTCTATGTTAAGTTTAATATAGAGGGAAATAATAAATTTAATTTTAAGCATATAATAGTGGATGAAGCACAAGATTACAGCATATTTCAATTTGCAGCATTAAAAAATCTATGCAGTAGTAATTCTTTTACAATAGTTGGTGATTTAGGTCAAGGAATTTATTATTATAAAGGAATAAATGATTGGGCATCAATAAATAAAAATGTATTTAATGATAATTTTAACTATGTTGCACTTAGCCAAAGCTATCGTTCAACAGTAGAAATAATAGAATTTGCCAATAAAGTTTTGAAAAAACAAAATATAAATTTAGATCCAGCAAAACCGGTGTTAAGGCATGGAGTTAAACCAGAGGTTATAGAATTTGATACTAATAAAGCATTTGTAGAAAAGTCAGATGAAATTGTAGATAAACTTGAAAAATTAAATAAAAAGAATATAGCCATTATAGGTAAGACATATGATGAATGTAAAAAAATTAATGATGCTTTAAGAAAGTATAGTAAGCATAAATGGAAAGTAATTAAAGAAAATGATAAGAGCTTTGAAACTACTAGAATAGTAATACCTTCATATATAACCAAGGGATTAGAATTTGATTGTAGTATAATTTATAATTGTAGTGAAGATAATTATAAGAATTCAGAACTTGATAAAAAAATATTGTATGTGTCTCTTACAAGGGCACTTCATTATGAATATATATTTTACAAAGGAAAAAAATCAAAGCTTATTTAA
- a CDS encoding transcriptional regulator: MLMKILKRLKDGGIYSNKAMARELGVEEAVIEQMILQLQQLKYIEKDVMTSDCDCGSCSSKKKSCCKSNAKIDLWRLTEKGKRAV; encoded by the coding sequence ATGCTTATGAAAATTCTTAAAAGATTAAAAGATGGAGGAATTTATTCAAATAAAGCTATGGCAAGAGAACTTGGAGTTGAAGAAGCGGTAATAGAGCAGATGATACTTCAACTTCAACAGCTTAAATATATAGAAAAGGATGTTATGACATCAGATTGTGATTGCGGTAGTTGTTCATCTAAAAAGAAAAGTTGCTGTAAAAGTAATGCAAAAATTGATTTGTGGCGACTTACAGAGAAGGGGAAAAGAGCAGTTTAA
- the feoB gene encoding ferrous iron transport protein B, protein MMNKNLVVALAGNPNCGKTSLFNELTGSKQHVGNWPGVTIEKKEGKLKFEGREITIVDLPGTYSLGAYSEDEVVARDFILKEKPDVVINVVDACNLERNLYLTTQILETGAKVVLALNMMDEAENKNIKINISKLKEAMGIQVIGTVATKKQGINELVKAAIELHEHNDNKTYKIDYGKDIQREIENIEDAFSEISAELDYPKKWVALKLLENDDYIREYTDKKTNNSLKDKVLGAIENLTKVIGYEPDAFIIDKRYECISNFTKDSVKRSEVQKESTSDKIDKVVTNKFLGIPIFALIMFTVYQVSINFGNGTLSDLINDSIGQLGTNIAFTLDGIGAPKIVGAFVRDGMFAGVGSVLGFFPMILIMFFLISLLEDSGYMARAAYVMDRLMSAVGLHGKTAVSLIIGSGCNVAGIMSARTLESKKDRMIAILISPFISCTARLTVYGVFVGAFFAKQKFLIFNLGGIIIFLLYALGIFVAIVVGKFFSSRVFEGEASYFVMELPPYRLPTLKGILIHMWEKSGHFLKKAGTVILGVCVVVWLLADLPAGVDYGSKDSYLGIIGNFIAPIFKPAGFGTWQAGVALITGFAAKEAVVGTLGTIYGVSEGAHLFNAIHNTFTPLSAISFMIMTLLYVPCVATIGAVKSETNSNKWTIAVIIYTCVIGWVLATVFYQVGRLLGYM, encoded by the coding sequence ATGATGAATAAAAATTTAGTAGTAGCTTTAGCAGGTAATCCAAATTGCGGTAAAACAAGTTTATTTAATGAGCTTACAGGCTCAAAACAGCATGTTGGTAATTGGCCTGGTGTTACAATAGAGAAAAAAGAGGGAAAGCTTAAATTTGAGGGAAGAGAAATAACTATAGTAGATTTACCAGGAACCTATAGCTTGGGTGCTTATTCTGAAGACGAAGTGGTTGCTCGTGATTTCATATTAAAAGAAAAGCCAGATGTAGTTATAAATGTGGTTGATGCTTGTAATCTTGAAAGAAACTTGTATCTTACAACTCAAATTTTAGAAACAGGTGCAAAGGTAGTTTTAGCTTTAAATATGATGGATGAAGCAGAAAATAAAAATATAAAAATCAATATTAGTAAGCTTAAAGAAGCAATGGGCATACAAGTAATAGGGACAGTTGCTACCAAAAAGCAAGGAATAAATGAACTTGTTAAAGCAGCAATAGAGTTACACGAGCATAATGATAATAAAACCTACAAAATAGATTATGGTAAGGATATTCAGAGAGAAATAGAAAATATTGAAGATGCGTTTTCAGAGATTAGTGCAGAATTAGACTATCCTAAGAAATGGGTGGCATTAAAGCTTTTAGAAAATGATGATTACATAAGAGAATATACTGATAAAAAGACGAATAATAGTTTAAAGGATAAGGTTCTTGGAGCTATAGAGAATTTAACTAAGGTTATTGGCTATGAACCAGATGCATTTATAATAGATAAAAGGTATGAGTGTATAAGTAATTTTACTAAGGATAGTGTTAAGAGAAGCGAAGTTCAAAAAGAGAGTACTTCAGATAAAATTGATAAGGTTGTTACAAATAAGTTTTTAGGTATACCAATATTTGCACTTATAATGTTTACAGTATATCAAGTGTCTATTAATTTTGGTAATGGAACTCTTTCAGATTTAATAAATGATTCTATAGGACAGCTTGGAACAAATATAGCTTTTACTTTAGACGGTATTGGTGCGCCTAAAATTGTTGGTGCTTTTGTAAGAGATGGTATGTTTGCTGGAGTGGGTAGTGTTTTGGGATTTTTTCCTATGATATTAATAATGTTCTTTTTAATATCTCTTCTTGAGGATAGTGGATATATGGCAAGAGCAGCTTATGTTATGGATAGGCTTATGAGTGCTGTAGGTCTTCATGGAAAGACTGCTGTTTCATTGATAATTGGAAGTGGTTGTAATGTTGCAGGTATAATGTCAGCTAGAACGCTTGAAAGTAAAAAGGATAGAATGATTGCTATCTTAATATCGCCATTTATATCGTGTACAGCAAGGTTAACTGTATATGGAGTTTTTGTAGGAGCATTTTTCGCAAAGCAAAAGTTTCTTATATTTAATTTAGGTGGAATTATAATATTTTTATTGTATGCACTTGGTATATTTGTAGCTATAGTAGTTGGGAAATTTTTCAGTTCAAGGGTATTTGAAGGAGAAGCTTCTTATTTTGTTATGGAACTCCCACCATATAGGTTACCAACGCTTAAAGGAATTTTAATTCATATGTGGGAAAAGTCAGGTCACTTTTTAAAGAAGGCAGGAACTGTTATTTTAGGAGTGTGTGTAGTTGTATGGTTACTTGCAGATTTACCAGCTGGAGTGGATTATGGAAGCAAAGATTCTTATCTTGGAATAATAGGTAATTTTATTGCACCAATATTTAAACCAGCAGGTTTTGGAACATGGCAAGCTGGAGTAGCACTTATAACAGGATTTGCAGCAAAAGAAGCTGTTGTAGGAACTCTTGGAACAATATATGGAGTTAGTGAAGGAGCTCATCTTTTTAATGCAATACACAATACCTTTACACCACTATCAGCTATATCATTTATGATAATGACACTTTTATATGTTCCATGTGTTGCTACAATAGGAGCAGTAAAAAGTGAAACAAATTCTAATAAGTGGACAATAGCGGTTATTATATATACGTGCGTAATTGGATGGGTATTGGCAACAGTATTTTATCAAGTAGGAAGATTACTAGGATACATGTAA
- a CDS encoding HNH endonuclease: MRGEKCVVCGKDGERHHIVYKSQGGLDFPLNYVYLCDEHHRGINGPHKNRKVDLYYKLQMQKQLCSILTNEYYKIKDLIKLLQINQRQAKIMTRNFKLYKEGYSKKDIIKRIMGGTFYYKDMLKDYYDESLYSLLEERIK, encoded by the coding sequence TTGAGGGGAGAAAAATGTGTTGTATGCGGAAAAGATGGTGAAAGACACCATATAGTATATAAGAGTCAGGGTGGACTCGATTTTCCTCTTAATTATGTTTATTTATGTGATGAGCACCATAGGGGAATTAATGGACCTCATAAGAACAGGAAAGTTGACTTATATTATAAGCTTCAAATGCAAAAGCAGCTTTGTAGTATTTTAACTAATGAGTACTATAAGATAAAAGATCTTATAAAACTTCTTCAAATTAATCAAAGACAAGCCAAAATTATGACTAGAAATTTTAAACTTTATAAAGAAGGATATAGTAAAAAAGACATTATAAAAAGGATTATGGGTGGAACTTTTTATTATAAAGATATGTTAAAGGATTACTATGATGAATCTTTATATAGTTTGTTAGAAGAAAGAATAAAATAG
- the pyk gene encoding pyruvate kinase translates to MQKTKMIFTIGPSSDTEEKLTELMNVGMNAARLNFSHGTHEDHKEKIDIIKKLRKELNKNVAIVVDVKGPKIRTHNFENGTAEIKKGQTFTIVCGEEILGNSEKCSVSYTQLYKDVKKGGLLLVDDGLLEFQITDVCDKNIICIAKNNGVISNHKGVNAPGISIGLPAVTEKDIEDLKFACEQKADLVAASFIRKAEDVSVVRKVLEENGGEDIRIISKIETQEGVDNIDKIIELSDGIMVARGDMGVEIPIEDVPAIQKMIIKKCNDSGKIVITATQMLDSMIRNPRPTRAEASDVANAIYDGTDAIMLSGESASGLYPIEAAETMSKIAQKTESQIDYTKALNERKDEVITKISDAISLAACSTAAELKAAAIITATQSGITARMVSKFRPTCPIIAVTPHDDVARRLALNFGITPITSEKVVSTDELISVSIKRALNENLIKKGDLVVVVAGVPVGESGTTNMLKIQYT, encoded by the coding sequence GTGCAAAAAACAAAAATGATTTTTACAATAGGGCCCTCTAGTGATACAGAGGAGAAATTAACAGAATTAATGAATGTGGGAATGAATGCTGCAAGGTTAAATTTTTCACATGGTACTCATGAAGATCACAAAGAAAAAATAGACATTATCAAAAAACTTAGAAAAGAATTAAATAAGAATGTTGCAATTGTAGTTGATGTTAAAGGACCTAAAATTAGAACTCACAATTTTGAAAATGGAACAGCTGAAATTAAAAAGGGTCAAACCTTTACAATAGTGTGTGGAGAAGAAATTTTAGGTAACTCCGAAAAATGTTCAGTTTCTTATACACAGCTTTATAAAGATGTAAAAAAAGGAGGACTTCTTCTTGTTGATGATGGTCTTCTCGAGTTTCAGATAACTGATGTTTGCGATAAAAACATAATATGTATAGCAAAAAATAATGGTGTTATCTCAAATCATAAGGGTGTAAATGCCCCAGGTATTTCCATAGGACTTCCTGCTGTAACTGAAAAAGACATAGAAGATTTAAAATTCGCATGTGAACAAAAGGCCGACTTAGTTGCTGCTTCTTTTATAAGAAAAGCAGAAGACGTATCTGTAGTTAGAAAAGTTCTTGAAGAAAATGGTGGAGAAGATATAAGAATAATCTCCAAAATTGAAACTCAAGAAGGTGTTGATAACATCGATAAAATCATCGAATTATCTGATGGAATTATGGTAGCCAGAGGTGATATGGGCGTTGAAATTCCAATAGAGGATGTTCCTGCTATTCAAAAGATGATAATAAAAAAATGTAACGATTCCGGAAAAATAGTAATAACTGCAACTCAAATGCTCGATTCAATGATAAGAAATCCAAGACCTACAAGAGCTGAAGCATCAGACGTAGCAAACGCAATCTACGATGGAACAGATGCTATAATGTTAAGTGGTGAAAGTGCAAGCGGTTTATATCCTATTGAAGCTGCTGAGACTATGTCAAAAATAGCTCAAAAAACAGAATCTCAAATTGATTACACAAAAGCTCTTAATGAAAGAAAAGATGAAGTTATAACAAAAATTTCAGATGCTATAAGTCTTGCTGCATGCTCAACTGCTGCTGAACTTAAAGCTGCTGCTATAATTACAGCTACTCAAAGCGGTATAACTGCAAGAATGGTATCAAAATTCAGACCAACTTGTCCTATAATAGCTGTTACTCCTCATGATGATGTTGCAAGAAGACTTGCTTTAAATTTCGGTATAACACCTATTACATCTGAAAAAGTAGTTTCAACAGATGAGCTTATATCTGTTTCAATAAAAAGAGCATTAAATGAAAATTTAATTAAAAAAGGTGACTTAGTTGTTGTAGTTGCTGGTGTTCCTGTTGGAGAATCCGGAACTACAAATATGTTAAAAATTCAATACACATAA
- a CDS encoding lipase family alpha/beta hydrolase has product MTFLITFISLIFIFILLILDLTKKIPLLHKSIMSVYFIFAPHFVMLYYLFINRSHIGKNNAVCKWIILIELSIFLFYTWTKINLFPNIKRENASFRLKIMLGGRRLVLFGLYSIFVQILMYIVYFSNLKYLKIPTHIFIIDIILTILVILTVLINGMLRILCTSKRLNIIKRIIVAFASFIPIVNIFVILYASHTAKIEYDHDLYKVITNKQRIDSHVCKTKYPLVLVHGVGFRDLKYINYWGRIPKELIRNGATIYYGNQEAWGTVEYNAHDIKDKVLQIIKETGCEKVNIIAHSKGGLDSRYMISKLGMSKYVASLTMMSSPHRGCKFVDVACKIPDKIYKAVAKLFNKYYRILGDKNPDFYTASRQFSTYNSKKFNEEVLDVPNVYYQSYATVVKNVFSDYVVCIPYILSKITAGENDGLVSIDSAKWGNFKGVIRNNRRRGISHGDIIDLRREDYKGFDVLEKYVEIVSDLKNRGF; this is encoded by the coding sequence ATGACATTTTTAATAACATTTATCTCACTAATATTCATATTCATTTTACTAATATTAGATTTAACTAAAAAAATACCTTTACTACATAAAAGCATCATGAGTGTATATTTTATCTTTGCTCCACACTTTGTTATGCTTTATTATCTATTTATTAATCGCAGCCATATTGGAAAAAATAATGCTGTATGCAAATGGATTATTTTAATTGAACTTTCCATTTTCCTTTTTTATACTTGGACAAAGATAAACCTATTTCCAAATATAAAACGTGAAAATGCAAGCTTCAGATTAAAAATAATGCTTGGTGGAAGAAGACTTGTTTTATTCGGATTATACAGTATTTTTGTGCAAATATTAATGTACATTGTATATTTCTCAAATCTCAAGTACTTAAAAATTCCTACTCATATTTTTATAATAGATATTATACTTACAATACTTGTTATACTCACAGTACTTATAAATGGAATGTTACGTATCTTATGTACTTCAAAAAGATTAAATATAATAAAAAGAATTATAGTTGCTTTTGCCTCTTTCATTCCAATTGTAAATATTTTTGTAATTCTATATGCCTCTCATACAGCTAAAATTGAATATGACCATGATTTATATAAGGTCATTACCAATAAACAGCGCATAGATTCTCATGTATGCAAAACAAAATATCCTCTTGTTTTGGTTCATGGCGTAGGCTTTAGGGATTTAAAATATATTAATTACTGGGGTAGGATACCTAAAGAATTAATACGAAATGGAGCAACTATTTATTATGGAAATCAGGAAGCTTGGGGAACTGTTGAATATAATGCCCATGATATAAAAGATAAAGTTCTTCAAATTATAAAAGAAACTGGATGTGAAAAGGTGAATATTATAGCACATTCAAAAGGTGGACTAGATTCACGTTATATGATTAGCAAACTAGGTATGAGTAAGTATGTAGCTTCTCTTACAATGATGTCCTCACCTCATAGAGGCTGCAAATTCGTTGATGTTGCTTGTAAAATTCCTGACAAAATATATAAAGCTGTTGCTAAACTCTTTAATAAATACTATAGAATTTTAGGAGATAAAAATCCCGATTTCTACACTGCTAGTAGACAGTTTTCTACTTATAATAGTAAAAAATTTAATGAGGAAGTACTTGATGTCCCTAATGTTTATTACCAAAGCTATGCAACTGTTGTAAAAAATGTTTTTAGCGATTATGTGGTATGTATTCCCTATATTCTTTCTAAAATAACTGCTGGAGAAAATGATGGACTAGTATCTATTGATTCTGCAAAATGGGGCAATTTTAAAGGTGTTATTAGAAATAATAGAAGACGGGGAATTTCTCATGGAGATATTATCGACTTAAGAAGAGAAGACTATAAAGGCTTTGATGTACTTGAGAAATATGTAGAAATCGTGTCTGATTTAAAAAATAGAGGTTTTTAA
- a CDS encoding FeoA family protein, translating into MIKEVKLDEVEIKSKVKVLGIAKESKVRRKIMDMGIVRGTEIYIEGKAPMGDPIALRLRGYSLSLRKSEARDIMVELI; encoded by the coding sequence GTGATAAAAGAAGTAAAACTTGATGAAGTTGAAATAAAATCAAAAGTTAAAGTTTTAGGAATTGCTAAAGAAAGTAAGGTTAGAAGAAAAATAATGGATATGGGAATAGTTAGGGGCACGGAAATATATATTGAAGGAAAAGCACCAATGGGTGATCCAATAGCTTTAAGGCTTAGAGGATATAGTTTAAGTTTAAGAAAAAGTGAAGCAAGGGATATAATGGTTGAGTTAATATAA
- a CDS encoding FprA family A-type flavoprotein, whose translation MSAEKLCDNVYWVGVKDKDLEVFDIIMNTKKGSTYNSYLINDDKVAIIDTVKDGFYDEFINNIKSVIGDKKVDYIIVQHTELDHSGSMYRLIKEYPEAKVVASKAANMYLKEIVNDDFNNLDAIEMKELSLGKNTLKFISAPNLHWPDTMFTYNEENNVLFTCDVFGCHYCPDGSIKDEGGEDYLPEMRYYYDVIMSPFGKFVNMGLDKIKGLELKMIAPSHGPVHIKDIKNSIKLYTDWAKPKAAKEKNVQIFYITAYGNTGKMAKYLCDNIKDKGIKAEVHEITEMNMDDIVELISEADGVLVGSPTINQDAVRPAWDVLSSICPITNRGKAAAAFGSYGWSGEGVPMMMDRLKSLKFKTLENGLKFKFVPDKKEFSEADKFISDFLNLL comes from the coding sequence ATGAGTGCTGAGAAGCTTTGTGATAATGTATATTGGGTAGGGGTAAAGGATAAGGATTTAGAAGTTTTCGATATAATAATGAATACGAAAAAGGGATCTACCTATAATTCATATTTAATTAATGATGATAAGGTTGCAATAATAGATACTGTAAAAGATGGTTTTTATGATGAATTTATAAATAATATTAAGAGTGTGATTGGTGATAAAAAAGTAGATTATATAATAGTGCAGCATACAGAACTTGATCATAGTGGTTCTATGTATAGGCTTATAAAGGAATATCCAGAAGCAAAGGTTGTAGCTTCAAAAGCAGCAAATATGTATTTAAAGGAAATAGTAAATGATGATTTTAATAACTTAGATGCTATTGAAATGAAGGAACTTAGTCTTGGAAAAAATACATTGAAGTTTATATCTGCTCCAAATCTTCATTGGCCAGATACAATGTTTACTTATAACGAAGAAAATAATGTATTATTTACTTGTGATGTTTTTGGATGTCATTACTGCCCGGATGGCAGCATAAAAGATGAGGGTGGAGAAGATTATCTTCCAGAAATGAGATATTATTATGATGTTATAATGTCACCTTTTGGAAAGTTTGTAAACATGGGATTGGATAAGATTAAAGGATTAGAGCTTAAAATGATAGCTCCAAGTCACGGACCAGTTCATATAAAGGATATTAAAAACAGCATAAAATTATATACTGATTGGGCAAAGCCAAAAGCAGCAAAAGAAAAAAATGTTCAAATATTTTACATTACTGCATATGGAAATACAGGTAAAATGGCAAAGTATTTATGTGACAATATAAAAGATAAAGGAATTAAAGCAGAGGTTCATGAAATAACAGAAATGAATATGGATGATATAGTTGAACTTATATCCGAGGCAGATGGAGTTTTAGTAGGTTCTCCAACTATAAATCAAGATGCTGTAAGACCAGCATGGGATGTTCTTTCCTCTATATGCCCTATAACAAATAGAGGAAAAGCAGCAGCTGCATTTGGTTCCTATGGATGGAGCGGAGAAGGTGTTCCTATGATGATGGACAGATTAAAATCTTTAAAATTCAAAACTTTAGAGAATGGACTTAAATTTAAATTTGTACCTGATAAAAAAGAGTTTAGTGAAGCTGATAAATTCATAAGTGATTTCTTAAATTTACTATAG
- a CDS encoding FeoA family protein has protein sequence MVKSSMPLNFILTGRVARVSDVKGNEVMCKKLMEMGFNSGAVISIVKNDAAHIVVKVGETRLALNRGMAQRVMVTEV, from the coding sequence ATGGTTAAAAGTAGTATGCCTTTAAATTTTATTTTAACAGGTAGAGTTGCAAGGGTTAGTGATGTTAAAGGAAATGAGGTTATGTGTAAAAAACTTATGGAGATGGGGTTTAATAGTGGAGCTGTTATAAGTATTGTTAAAAATGATGCGGCGCACATAGTTGTAAAGGTTGGAGAAACTAGATTAGCTTTAAATAGGGGAATGGCTCAAAGGGTTATGGTTACAGAGGTTTAG